The genomic segment GGCGTTGATCAGCCGCTCCACCTCGGCCACCATGGAGCCCGCCGCGGGGCCGGCCTCGTAGCGCACCGCGCTTCCGCCGCCGCCCGGCGACGGGCCGTCGCCCGCCATGGCGGCGGGAAGCGCCGGCACGCACGCCGCCGGCGCCAGCGCCAGTGCGAAGAGAACCGGCAGCCTGGTCAGGCTCCTTTCCACGATTGCAGCTCCTTCAGCAGTGCAGCCATCCGCAGATCGTACGGATCCGCGGACGCATCCTCCTCCGCCACGTCGTAGTTCTGCTGTGGCGTTTCAAGGATCAGGGGGATGCCTTGGCTGCGACTGTCATGCAGGAGCCATGCGAACGGATCTCGCCCGATCTGGCCCTCTCCCAGGAGCACGTGCCGGTCGCGATTGCTGCCCAGCGCGCCCTCGCTGTCGTTCAGGTGGAAGAAGCCCGGACGCTCGCCCGCGGCCTGTTCGAATTCGTCGAGGATTTCCGAAAACGCTTGTAGTGACTGGGAGATGTCGTAGCCAGAAGCGTACAGGTGGCAGGTGTCCAGACCGTAGCCGGTGCGCTCGCGCAGCTCGTCGGGGACGTGCCGGAGGATGTCGGCCACCTCGGCGGCGGTGCGCCCCAAAGTTTTTCCGGCTCCGGCAGTGTTTTCCACCAGCAGCCGCGTTTTGCCGGGTGCATTGCGGAGTGCGGCAGTGATCGCCCTGGCCACTCTTTCGGCCGCGGCGGCGGTGTCGCCGTCGCTGGCCGAGCCGGGGTGGAAGCAGACCGCACCGACCCCGAGCGCGTTCGAGCGCTCCATCTCCTTCGCCAGCCCGGCGGCCGCGCGCTCCCACTTCGCCGGGTCCGCCGTGGCCACGCTCAGGACGTAGGCGCCGTGGACGACGACGTGCTCGGGCCTGATCCCCGTCTCCTCGAGCGCGGCGTGGAAGCGCTCCACGCGCTTGGGGTTGATCCCCGACCTGTCGCCGTAGAAGGTGGGCTTGGCGGTGAAGATCTGCACCGCCTGCAGCCCCGCGGCGGCGGCGCGGCGCGCGGCCATGTCGATCCCGCCGTTGTCCACCGCGTGCGTGCCGAAGATGTGGGTCATCTCGACCGAGATTTCGTGGTTGATGGATGGTCCCCGTGCTCGCCCGGCGCGGAGGCCCTCTCCCCCCCGACCCCCCACCCCCAAAACAGCCTGGGGGAGGGGGGAGATCGGGATCTGTCATTCGTCTGCTTCGGACGGATCTGCGGCTTCGGTGCGGGAACCCAGCGCTTCCGTGATCCGGCCGACTACGGATGCGAGGTCGGTCAGCACCTCTTCGTTGGTGAAACGGATCACCTTGAAGCCCGACTGCTCCAGCGCGCGGGTGCGGTACTCGTCGCGGAGGCGCTGTTCCTCCTCGTCGTGGTACTTCCCGTCGACCTCCACCACCAGCTTCCGCTCGGCGCAGTACAGATCGAGGACGAAGCGTCCGACCGCGTGCTGCCGGCGGAAGCGGTAGCCGTCCAGCGCGCCGCGCCGGAGCCGCTGCCAGAGCACGTCCTCCGCCGGCGTCGACTTCTTCCGCATCTCCCGTGCGGCCTCGTCGAGCTCCTGCGTCGTCCCCCTGATTCGACGGTTCCGGAATCGCATCAGAAAGCCGCGTTCGGGGTTCAGGTCTCCCCCTCCCCCAGGCTGTTTTGGGGGAGGGGGGCGGGGGGAGAGGGCTTCCGCGCCGCGGCCGCACCGGGGCTCTTCTATCAAACGAGGTCTGTCACCCCTTCAGCTGGCCGTGGAAGATCTCGCGCAGGCGGGTTTCGTTCCCCTCCAGCTCGGTCACCAGGCGGCGGACCTCGGCGGTGGAGGCGGCGTTGGGGAGGTCGGTCTTCACCTCCTGCCCGCCCGTCGCCCGGGGTAGGAACACCACCGTCACCTTCCACCCCTCCACGCCCGTGGCCTTCCGCGCCACCAGGTCCACGCTGTACTCGGCGCCGTCCACCTCCAGACGGTTGGCCAGCCGGTGCTCCTTCCACGAGGAGCTCCGCGAAAGAGCCATGTCTTCGATCTCCCAGATTCGCTCGTTCCCCCGCCCTGGATGGTCGCGTGGCGGGGCGGTTGTCGCGGGGCGGCGAAGGGTGCATCTTTTCTTCGTCCGCCCGCGCGGGGCGCCGCTTTCCGGGGCGCCGCAGCAACATAACCGGCGGCCGGAGAGCCCGGCAAACGCCGCCCGCATCAACCCTGGGACCCTGCCCATGCCCTCGCCCGTGTCGCTCTGGTTCGAGCGCCTTCCCGAAGACACCGAGAACAAGCTGGAGCGCGCCGAGGCGCTGGCCCGCGAGGACCTGGTGGAGGTGCACGCGCGGCTGGCCACCGACCTCATCGGCATCCTGGCCCCGCGCATGCCCTTCGACGAAGCCATCGACCGCTACCTGGAGAGCATGGGGCTGGAGGGCGAAGATGCCGAGGCCGTGGGCACCCGCTCCGTGGCGCTGATGGACGAGGGCGACGTGGCCGAGGACCTGGCGCGCGAGGGCACGCGCGGCTGGGGGTTCGACTGGCGCTACGCCACGCCGCTGGGCGCGCTGCGCTTCATCCAGCGGCAGAAGAAGCGCAGCGACGAGGAGCGGCTGTGGCTGGAGCTGGCCGCCGCCCGCGCCGAGGAGAAGCTGGCCGACGCGCACGCCCGCCACGCCGAGGAGTTCATCCGCATCCTCGACGAGGAGGTGGACCCCACGCGCGCGGTGGAGCTCTACGTCGAGCGGCTGAACCTGCCCGAGATCCGCGCGCGCATCGTCTACCAGCGCGTGCTGGCGCGGCTGGCCGAGTCGGAGCTGCCGCGGCTGAACGAGGACGAGAGCGGCACGCCGTCTTCCCCGGCGGCGGAGACTTCGGGTTCGGAGGACGCGTCCGCGGCGGAAGCGGAGGCCTCCGGCGCCACGGGGTGACCGGCGGGCCAGCATGGACCTTGCACCCCGCGCCCACCGCGAATCGGGCGCGGGGTGCTTTTCGCGATACCACGACTGGGGATACGGAACGGGGGACGATGACGAGGCTCACCAGGCAGGCGGCCGCGGCGGCCGCGCTCGCGCTTCTGCTCGGCGCGTGCGGCGGCGGCGACAGCGGGGAGAAGGGCGGCACGGCCAACGCGCCGCGCGACACGGGGAAGGCGGACACCGCCACGGGCCAGGCGCAGGGCACCGGCGGGCAGACCGCCGCCGCGCCGGGCGAGGACAACGGCCCGAAGGCCAGCACCGGGCCCAACGAGCTGGGGCGCTTCCTGGTCCTCGAGTACCACCGCATCGGCCCCAACGAGGGCGAGTGGTACCGCTCGGAGGAGCACTTCCGCAACGACCTGCGCATGCTGTACGAGCGCGGCTACCGCCCCGTGACCATGCGCGAGGTGGCCGAGGGGAACATCAACCTGCCGGCGGGGACGTCGCCGGTGGTGTTCGTGTTCGACGACTCGTCGCAGGGGCAGTTCTACTATCTCCCCGATGGCAGCATCGACCCGCACAGCATGGTGGGGATGTGGGAGGCGTTCCGGCGCCAGAACCCCGCGTGGCGCGGCGGCGGCACCTGGTGCGTGCTCCCCGGCGCGACGTACCCCTCCAACTTCTGGGGCGAGAAGAAGAGCAACGAGGTGCCGCGCGAGCAGCGCGAGGCCAGCATCAAGAAGAAGGTGGATTTCCTGGTGCAGAACGGCCACGAGATCTGCAACCACACCATGTGGCACGCGCAGCTCTCGAAGTATCCCGACAATTTCGTGCAGGAGCAGATCGGCGGCGGGCAGGACTCCATCTCCCACTACCTGCCGGCGGATTACAAGATCACCACCTTCGCGCTGCCGCTGGGGCTGTGGCCGAAGAACCGGCCGCTGGCGTGGCACGGGACGTATCGCGGTACGAAGACGTACAGCTACAACGTGGTGCTGGAGGTGTCGGGAGGGCCGCAGGTGTCGCCGTTCGACAGGGCGTGGGACCCGCACTCGGTGGACCGCTTCATCGCCGCGCCGGGCGCGATCGAGCGGCAGCTGGCGTACTGGGACCAGCACCCGCAGGAGCGCTACGTCTCCGACGGCGACCCCAACGTGGTGAGCTATCCCCAGCGCGAGGCGGCCAAGCTGGGCAACATCGGCAGCCGCCGCAGCCAGGTCGTCGCCGATTCGCGACCCCCCGCGGGCGCCGCGCCGACGGCCGCACCGCCGCCCGCGGGCGCGACGAAGACGGGGCGGTGAAGTGCTGAGTGCTGAGTGGCGAGCAGGGTGCGGGAGATGGATTTTGGGGAGGATGCGAGTGAACTCGCGGCTACAACGACACACAGTCCGCCTTCGCGGACTTCGAGGGCGATGACGCAGGCGCGGGGTGGCCGATCGGCTGCCCCGCGTTCCTTCTCATGATCGGAAGCTCATCACCCGCGCGGATGCGTCCGCGGGAATCCGCGAAGGCGAACTTCGGGCCGTTGTTGCCGCGAATTCCATTCGCCCGTCTCCAATCTCCAATCTCCAATCCCGCGATCTCCAATCCCCTCGATCCTGCCGCCTCGCTGTGACACGCGCCGTCCATGCGCGCGGACAAAACGCGTCCGGCGGCGCGCTTGCGGGGGTTCGCGCGCGGAGGCTACGCTGTTGCCGCGCCACCACTTGCATCTGCGGTGCGGCATCGGAGCGATGCTTGCCTCTGCGGGGGCGCGGTGCTCCGACCGCGGCGCGCAGGCGCCGGACCCAACCCGACCAACTCCGAGGATTCCAGGCCATGAAGAAAGCCATCGTGGGTCTGTTCGCCGCCGCCGCGCTGGCCGCGGGCACGGGCCACGCCTCCGCGCAGGGCAACCTGCCGATCTCGATCGAGGCGCGGATCGACGCCGGCATCCCCACCGGCGACTTCGCCGACGGGTTCGACGTGGGCGTGGGGTGGGGCGTGTTCGGCGCCATCGACCTGACGCCGAACTTCGCCATCTACGGCGGCTACTCGCAGTTCAGCTTCGACGTGAAGGACACCGACCTGAACGCCAAGGACGACGGCTTCGACCTGGGCGGCCGCGTGCTGCTGGGAACGGGCGCCGGGGTGTGGACGCCGTTCGGACAGTTCGGCGTGCTCTTCCACGACGAGACCGGCTTCGAGTTCGGCCTGGGCGCGGAGTACCCGGTGGGCACCGGCGTCACGCTCACCCCGCTCGCGCGCTTCCGCAAAGTCGGCGACGCGCAGTACGTGGGCATCGGCGTGGGGCTGTCGCTGCGACCCTGACAGGGGTCAGGGAACAGCTGGCGGTACTCCTGCAGGGGCGGCCTCTCGCACGAGAGGCCGCCCCTTCGCACTGGCACCATCATCTCCGCCCGCGTAGTCTCAGTGCCCGTCGACCTCCCGCTCAACGCACCGACGCACCCGTGCACTCACGCACTTCCGTCTCCATGTCCGATCCCATCGGCAGCGCCGCGGGCGACGGCGGGTTCTCGCCGCACATCGAGTTCAGCCGCGACGAGTGGGCGCGGCTGCGCGGCGCCACTCCGCTCACGCTCGACCAGGCCGACCTCGACGCGC from the Longimicrobium sp. genome contains:
- a CDS encoding endonuclease domain-containing protein, producing the protein MRFRNRRIRGTTQELDEAAREMRKKSTPAEDVLWQRLRRGALDGYRFRRQHAVGRFVLDLYCAERKLVVEVDGKYHDEEEQRLRDEYRTRALEQSGFKVIRFTNEEVLTDLASVVGRITEALGSRTEAADPSEADE
- a CDS encoding polysaccharide deacetylase family protein, with the protein product MTRLTRQAAAAAALALLLGACGGGDSGEKGGTANAPRDTGKADTATGQAQGTGGQTAAAPGEDNGPKASTGPNELGRFLVLEYHRIGPNEGEWYRSEEHFRNDLRMLYERGYRPVTMREVAEGNINLPAGTSPVVFVFDDSSQGQFYYLPDGSIDPHSMVGMWEAFRRQNPAWRGGGTWCVLPGATYPSNFWGEKKSNEVPREQREASIKKKVDFLVQNGHEICNHTMWHAQLSKYPDNFVQEQIGGGQDSISHYLPADYKITTFALPLGLWPKNRPLAWHGTYRGTKTYSYNVVLEVSGGPQVSPFDRAWDPHSVDRFIAAPGAIERQLAYWDQHPQERYVSDGDPNVVSYPQREAAKLGNIGSRRSQVVADSRPPAGAAPTAAPPPAGATKTGR
- a CDS encoding deoxyribonuclease IV is translated as MTHIFGTHAVDNGGIDMAARRAAAAGLQAVQIFTAKPTFYGDRSGINPKRVERFHAALEETGIRPEHVVVHGAYVLSVATADPAKWERAAAGLAKEMERSNALGVGAVCFHPGSASDGDTAAAAERVARAITAALRNAPGKTRLLVENTAGAGKTLGRTAAEVADILRHVPDELRERTGYGLDTCHLYASGYDISQSLQAFSEILDEFEQAAGERPGFFHLNDSEGALGSNRDRHVLLGEGQIGRDPFAWLLHDSRSQGIPLILETPQQNYDVAEEDASADPYDLRMAALLKELQSWKGA